AGGTAAGCACCCGTCGCGTGAGGCGGCGCCCTGCGATTTCCAGCACGGGCCCCGGCGTCACCCCGGCGTCTTGCGCGCGAAAATTCAGGATCACGTTACCGAAGCGGTCGATGCTGAGCACGCTCACGCGCAGGCGCCCGTCGGGATCCGGGCGCGCCTGGGGGACTGGAAAGGGAAGAGGGTTGGAGACCGGCGGGCCGATTTCGCTCAGGGCCGCGCCCTGCAGGAGCCGGGCTGCGGCCGGCGCCAGGATGTCGCGGCCATGAAAGGTCGGCGCGACCCGGGAGTCGGGAAAAGGTATCTCGACGATCTCGAGCGGGGATTCGATGTCGAAGGCCAGCCCCAGGCTGCCGTTGTCCGGGGCCAGAAAGAGATGCTGCCGCGTGCGCGCGGCCAGCAGGCGCCGCGAGGTTCCCACGCCCGGATCCACGACCAGCAGGTGGAGCGTGCCCGCCGGGAAATGAGGGAAAGCGCACGCCAGGACGTAGCCCGCCTCCCCGATCTCCTGAGGCGGAATCTCGTGCGAGATGTCGACGATGCGCGCCTCGGGAACGGCTCGCAGCACCACGCCTTTCATCGACGCGACGTAGGCGTCC
The nucleotide sequence above comes from Candidatus Polarisedimenticolia bacterium. Encoded proteins:
- a CDS encoding SAM-dependent chlorinase/fluorinase, encoding MSPRARRPPVLTLTTDFGGKDAYVASMKGVVLRAVPEARIVDISHEIPPQEIGEAGYVLACAFPHFPAGTLHLLVVDPGVGTSRRLLAARTRQHLFLAPDNGSLGLAFDIESPLEIVEIPFPDSRVAPTFHGRDILAPAAARLLQGAALSEIGPPVSNPLPFPVPQARPDPDGRLRVSVLSIDRFGNVILNFRAQDAGVTPGPVLEIAGRRLTRRVLTYAEAPAAEPVLLFNSSGFLEVAVTNGSAAQTLGCARGTTGILTL